One window of the Kallotenue papyrolyticum genome contains the following:
- a CDS encoding GNAT family N-acetyltransferase has translation MTLAIRPVTLDDAYTVARLRQAMWDEMHDEPSPRRYREALYTYWYGMLEAGRAVGWLAEAAGQAVGVAMLLLHDHPPRPFGAVRRGYVTGVYVVPDFRRQGVARQLMETLIAYARAEGLRRLELRTSDMGRHLYERLGFEPAEFLILRLDDAGRA, from the coding sequence ATGACGTTGGCCATTCGTCCGGTGACGCTCGATGACGCCTACACGGTTGCCCGCCTGCGCCAGGCGATGTGGGACGAGATGCACGACGAACCGTCGCCGCGCCGCTACCGCGAGGCGCTGTACACCTACTGGTACGGCATGCTGGAGGCCGGGCGCGCCGTGGGCTGGCTGGCCGAGGCCGCGGGGCAGGCCGTGGGCGTGGCCATGCTGCTGCTGCACGACCATCCGCCGCGGCCCTTCGGCGCTGTGCGGCGCGGCTACGTCACCGGCGTCTATGTCGTGCCCGACTTCCGCCGCCAGGGCGTGGCGCGTCAGCTGATGGAGACACTGATCGCCTATGCGCGCGCCGAGGGATTGCGCCGCCTGGAGCTGCGCACCAGCGACATGGGGCGCCACCTATACGAGCGCCTGGGCTTCGAGCCGGCGGAGTTTTTGATCCTGCGGCTGGACGACGCCGGTCGCGCCTGA
- the hemC gene encoding hydroxymethylbilane synthase yields MRDLVLATRGSRLALTQAESVAAALRARYPGLRIELRVIHTTGDHVRDRALAQIGATGVFVKEIQAALLAGAADLAVHSCKDLESHQPEALTLAAIPPRADARDALISRHGLTLDALPAGARVGTSSLRRRCQVLHLRPDLEVIDLRGNVDTRLARAAEERYDAIVLAAAGLARLGRSAAITELLPPERFVPMVGQGALAVECRADDHELRALLAPLNDAPTARAVQAERAFLRRLAGGCRVPIAAHALPLGAELELHGLLGTPDGAQVVRGVLRGADAEALGLALAEQLLAAGGAAILEQRHAPLTGGIA; encoded by the coding sequence ATGCGTGACCTGGTGCTGGCGACGCGCGGCAGTCGCCTGGCGTTGACACAGGCCGAAAGCGTCGCAGCCGCGTTGCGCGCGCGCTATCCCGGGCTGCGCATCGAGCTACGCGTGATCCACACCACCGGCGACCATGTGCGTGACCGCGCCCTGGCGCAGATCGGCGCCACGGGCGTCTTCGTCAAGGAGATCCAGGCGGCGCTGCTGGCCGGCGCGGCCGATCTGGCGGTGCATTCCTGCAAAGACCTGGAGTCGCACCAGCCGGAGGCGCTGACGCTGGCGGCCATTCCACCCCGTGCCGACGCGCGCGACGCGCTGATCTCGCGCCACGGCCTGACGCTCGATGCGCTGCCCGCCGGCGCGCGGGTGGGCACCTCCAGCCTGCGCCGTCGCTGCCAGGTGCTGCACCTGCGTCCCGATCTGGAGGTGATCGACCTGCGCGGCAACGTTGACACGCGCCTGGCGCGCGCCGCCGAGGAGCGCTACGACGCGATCGTGCTGGCCGCCGCCGGCCTGGCGCGGCTGGGCCGCAGCGCGGCGATCACCGAGCTGCTGCCGCCCGAGCGCTTCGTGCCGATGGTCGGTCAGGGCGCGCTGGCGGTGGAGTGCCGCGCCGACGATCACGAGCTGCGTGCGCTGCTGGCGCCGCTGAACGATGCGCCCACGGCGCGGGCGGTACAGGCCGAGCGCGCCTTTCTGCGTCGTCTGGCGGGTGGCTGCCGCGTGCCGATCGCCGCGCACGCGCTGCCGTTGGGCGCGGAGCTCGAACTGCACGGCCTGTTGGGCACGCCCGATGGTGCGCAGGTGGTGCGCGGCGTGCTGCGCGGCGCCGATGCGGAAGCGCTGGGCCTGGCCTTGGCCGAGCAGCTGCTGGCCGCGGGCGGCGCAGCGATCCTCGAGCAGCGGCATGCGCCGCTCACGGGAGGCATTGCATGA
- the hemA gene encoding glutamyl-tRNA reductase translates to MRLFVTGLDHHSSPVEVRERLAFRPSQLGAALAALRGEVALREAAILSTCNRVEVYGVADDEAAPARVIAWLHRFHGLHERLETIFYTHTGAAAVEHLFATVSGINSLVVGESQIQRQVREAAQVARECQALGPTLNALFQHALAVGKRARTETAISRHAASVSQAGVELARALLGDLSQAHVLLVGSGKVSELAAKNLLDNGARTITLVNRTVERAQVLAQQWGGRALPFEHLQAALDQADVVISSTAAPHTVIHPAHVQHALAARGGRPLILIDLAVPRDVDQEVAQIPGAHLYNVDDLQSVVARNLERRRAAIDAVRAIVRDETAAYLRWLQARAVVPTLNDLRAHAERIRRDEVAKALRRIGPLGEREQQIIDAMTQSIVNKLLHQPTVRLKQRSAEGDALRYAATLQELFGLERGHA, encoded by the coding sequence ATGCGCCTGTTTGTCACCGGACTTGATCATCACTCCTCGCCCGTCGAGGTACGCGAGCGATTGGCTTTTCGGCCATCGCAGCTCGGCGCGGCGCTGGCGGCGCTGCGCGGCGAGGTCGCGCTGCGCGAAGCGGCGATCCTCTCCACCTGCAATCGCGTCGAGGTCTATGGTGTTGCCGATGACGAGGCGGCGCCCGCGCGGGTGATCGCCTGGCTGCACCGCTTCCACGGGCTGCACGAGCGCCTGGAGACCATCTTCTACACCCACACGGGCGCGGCAGCCGTCGAGCACCTCTTCGCCACCGTCAGCGGCATCAACTCGCTGGTGGTGGGCGAGTCGCAGATCCAGCGCCAGGTGCGCGAGGCGGCCCAGGTCGCGCGCGAGTGCCAGGCACTCGGCCCCACGCTCAACGCGCTGTTTCAGCACGCGCTGGCGGTCGGCAAGCGCGCGCGCACCGAAACGGCCATCAGCCGTCATGCCGCCTCGGTCAGTCAGGCCGGCGTCGAGCTGGCGCGCGCGTTGCTCGGCGATCTGTCCCAAGCGCACGTGCTGCTGGTCGGCAGTGGCAAGGTCAGCGAGCTGGCGGCCAAAAACCTGCTCGACAACGGCGCGCGCACGATCACGTTGGTCAACCGTACCGTGGAGCGCGCGCAGGTGTTGGCACAGCAGTGGGGCGGTCGCGCGCTGCCCTTCGAGCACCTGCAGGCTGCCCTTGACCAGGCCGACGTGGTGATCTCCTCGACCGCCGCGCCGCACACCGTGATCCACCCGGCGCATGTCCAGCACGCGCTGGCGGCACGCGGCGGGCGTCCGCTGATCCTGATCGATCTGGCCGTGCCGCGTGATGTGGACCAGGAGGTGGCGCAGATCCCCGGTGCGCACCTGTACAACGTTGACGATCTGCAAAGCGTGGTCGCGCGCAACCTGGAGCGGCGCCGTGCCGCGATCGACGCAGTACGCGCGATTGTGCGCGACGAGACGGCGGCCTACCTGCGCTGGCTGCAGGCACGGGCGGTAGTGCCCACCCTCAACGACCTGCGCGCGCACGCCGAACGCATCCGCCGCGACGAGGTGGCCAAGGCGCTGCGTCGCATCGGGCCGCTGGGCGAGCGCGAACAGCAGATCATTGATGCCATGACCCAGAGCATCGTCAACAAGCTGCTGCACCAGCCTACCGTGCGGCTCAAGCAGCGCTCGGCGGAGGGCGATGCCTTGCGCTACGCCGCGACGCTGCAGGAGCTGTTCGGACTGGAGCGCGGCCATGCGTGA
- the hemL gene encoding glutamate-1-semialdehyde 2,1-aminomutase gives MSRSEQAFTRAQGVIPGGVNSPVRAFRAVGGTPRFIARGQGAYIEDIDGRRYIDYVLSWGPLILGHADAEVVRAIQEQAARGTSYGAPTELETELAELVIALMPAIEMLRFVNSGTEATMSALRLARAYTGRPKILKFAGGYHGHADFLLSEAGSGVATLGLPASAGVTHNQTADTLTVQYNDLAAVERVFAELGTQIAAVIVEPVAGNMGLVLPQPGFLEGLRAITRRYDALLIFDEVMTGFRVAPGGAQERFGIQPDLTCLGKVLGGGLPCAAYGGRRAIMEYVAPLGPMYQAGTLSGNPLAMAAGIATLRRLTPELYATLEQRGARLLSGMQAAAREAGIALQTACLGSMIGFFFAAQPVHSYADAKQHCDTARYARFFHAMLERGVYFAPSQFEAGFLSTAHDDALIEQTIAAAREALATLAG, from the coding sequence ATGAGTCGCTCAGAGCAAGCCTTCACCCGCGCCCAAGGGGTGATTCCCGGTGGGGTCAACAGCCCGGTGCGGGCCTTTCGCGCCGTGGGCGGCACGCCGCGCTTCATTGCGCGGGGCCAGGGCGCCTATATCGAAGATATCGACGGCCGACGTTACATCGACTACGTACTGTCGTGGGGGCCGCTGATCCTGGGCCATGCCGATGCCGAGGTGGTGCGCGCGATCCAGGAGCAGGCCGCACGCGGCACGAGCTATGGCGCGCCGACCGAGCTGGAGACCGAGCTGGCCGAGCTGGTGATCGCGCTGATGCCAGCCATCGAGATGCTGCGCTTTGTCAACAGCGGCACGGAAGCGACCATGAGCGCGCTGCGCCTGGCGCGCGCCTACACCGGACGGCCCAAGATCCTCAAGTTTGCGGGCGGCTACCACGGCCACGCCGATTTCTTGCTCAGCGAGGCCGGCTCGGGCGTGGCCACCCTGGGACTGCCCGCCAGCGCCGGCGTGACGCACAACCAGACCGCCGACACGCTCACCGTGCAGTACAACGACCTGGCGGCGGTCGAGCGCGTCTTTGCCGAACTGGGGACGCAGATCGCCGCGGTGATCGTCGAGCCGGTCGCCGGCAACATGGGCCTGGTGCTGCCGCAGCCAGGCTTTCTAGAAGGGTTGCGCGCCATCACCCGCCGCTACGACGCGCTGCTGATCTTCGACGAGGTGATGACCGGCTTTCGCGTCGCGCCCGGCGGCGCGCAGGAGCGCTTCGGCATCCAACCCGACCTGACCTGCCTGGGCAAGGTGCTCGGCGGCGGGCTGCCCTGCGCCGCCTACGGTGGCCGGCGCGCGATCATGGAGTACGTCGCGCCGCTGGGGCCGATGTACCAGGCCGGCACGCTGTCGGGCAACCCGCTGGCCATGGCAGCCGGCATCGCCACGCTGCGCCGCCTGACGCCCGAGCTATACGCCACGCTGGAGCAGCGCGGCGCGCGGCTGCTGAGCGGGATGCAGGCCGCGGCGCGCGAGGCGGGCATCGCGCTCCAGACGGCCTGCCTCGGCTCGATGATCGGCTTCTTCTTTGCCGCGCAGCCGGTGCACTCCTATGCCGACGCCAAGCAACACTGCGACACCGCGCGCTACGCGCGCTTCTTCCACGCTATGCTGGAGCGCGGTGTGTACTTCGCGCCCTCGCAGTTCGAAGCCGGTTTCCTGTCCACAGCCCACGACGATGCGCTGATCGAGCAGACCATCGCCGCGGCGCGCGAAGCACTGGCGACGCTGGCGGGCTAG
- a CDS encoding DUF1802 family protein — protein sequence MHPTTETRALKEWAVAVDALARGETILLLRKGGIREEGKHFRVAHDEVLLYPTYEHQQPELLKPAYAAQVTPVASGWHPATVPITAWARITHIFQVRELPTVEALLPFHIWNERFAAERFGWKPRFPLWLLLLRVYRLPTAQTVAYRAEYGGCKSWIELHEPVALRGLQPALDDAAYARQVEQIRAIAEREPVAVD from the coding sequence ATGCACCCGACGACCGAAACCCGTGCACTCAAGGAGTGGGCCGTAGCGGTGGATGCCCTGGCGCGCGGCGAGACGATCCTGCTGCTGCGCAAGGGCGGCATCCGCGAGGAGGGCAAGCACTTCCGCGTGGCGCACGACGAAGTGCTGCTCTACCCCACCTACGAGCATCAGCAGCCGGAGCTGCTCAAGCCGGCCTATGCCGCGCAGGTCACGCCCGTGGCCAGTGGCTGGCATCCCGCCACGGTGCCGATCACGGCCTGGGCGCGCATCACCCACATCTTTCAGGTACGCGAGCTGCCGACTGTCGAGGCGCTGCTGCCCTTTCACATCTGGAACGAGCGCTTCGCCGCCGAGCGCTTCGGCTGGAAGCCGCGCTTTCCGCTGTGGCTGCTGCTGCTGCGCGTGTACCGTCTGCCGACAGCGCAGACGGTGGCCTACCGGGCCGAGTACGGCGGCTGCAAATCTTGGATCGAGTTGCACGAGCCGGTCGCGCTGCGCGGATTGCAACCCGCTCTCGACGACGCAGCCTACGCGCGGCAGGTAGAGCAGATTCGCGCTATCGCCGAGCGCGAGCCGGTAGCGGTTGACTGA
- the cobA gene encoding uroporphyrinogen-III C-methyltransferase, with translation MHDAQPHVGLVSLVGAGPGDPGLLTLKGRQRLAEADVVIYDYLAPPALLEHCRPDAERIYVGKQAGRHTLTQDEINALLIEHARAGRRVVRLKGGDPYVFGRGGEEAEALQAAGVPWEVVPGVTAGVAVPAYAGIPVTHRALASTVAFVTGHEDPTKPESAIDWSRLATAVDTLVLYMGVGNLAAIAAQLIAHGRAPDTPVAVIRWGTTPEQTTVTATLATVAEAVARAGLKPPALTVVGEVVRLRERLRWFDAAPLWGRRIIVTRAREQASALIERLQALGAQPIEYPVIAFAPPEDWAPLDAALRRLDAFDWVIFTSANGVRFTLERMAALGIDARALARCRLGAIGPATAAALAQAGLRADFVPSEFVAEAVVAEIGEVRGRRMLLPRADIAREALVEGLSARGAQVEQVVAYRTVLQTAADDAADDRVVALLRAGAIDAITFTSSSTVSNFLERLARSGVTPDEARRLLAAPVVAAIGPITARRAREAGLPVTVVAERYTLDGLVEALLAAMGASTAAPR, from the coding sequence ATGCACGACGCACAACCACACGTGGGACTGGTCTCGCTGGTCGGCGCCGGTCCGGGCGATCCGGGCCTGCTGACGCTCAAGGGGCGCCAACGCCTGGCCGAGGCCGACGTGGTGATCTACGACTACTTGGCGCCGCCGGCGCTGCTGGAGCACTGCCGGCCAGACGCCGAGCGCATCTATGTCGGCAAGCAGGCCGGCCGCCATACCCTAACGCAGGACGAGATCAACGCGCTGCTGATCGAGCATGCGCGCGCCGGTCGTCGCGTGGTGCGGCTCAAGGGTGGCGATCCCTATGTCTTCGGTCGCGGCGGCGAGGAGGCCGAGGCGCTGCAGGCCGCGGGCGTGCCCTGGGAGGTGGTGCCGGGCGTGACCGCCGGCGTGGCGGTGCCGGCCTATGCCGGCATTCCGGTGACGCACCGCGCGCTGGCCTCGACCGTCGCCTTTGTCACCGGCCACGAAGACCCAACCAAGCCCGAAAGCGCGATCGACTGGTCGCGGCTGGCCACGGCGGTGGACACGCTGGTGCTCTACATGGGCGTCGGCAACCTGGCGGCGATCGCCGCGCAGTTGATCGCGCACGGCCGTGCTCCCGACACGCCCGTAGCCGTGATCCGTTGGGGCACGACGCCGGAGCAGACCACCGTCACCGCCACGCTGGCGACGGTGGCCGAGGCCGTGGCGCGCGCCGGGCTCAAGCCGCCGGCGCTCACGGTGGTGGGCGAGGTGGTGCGCCTACGCGAGCGCCTGCGCTGGTTCGACGCCGCGCCGCTGTGGGGCCGGCGCATCATCGTCACACGCGCGCGCGAACAGGCCAGCGCGCTGATCGAGCGGCTGCAGGCGCTGGGCGCGCAGCCGATCGAGTACCCGGTGATCGCCTTCGCGCCGCCGGAGGACTGGGCGCCGCTCGACGCGGCGCTGCGCCGTCTCGACGCCTTCGACTGGGTGATCTTCACCAGCGCCAACGGCGTGCGCTTTACGCTGGAGCGCATGGCCGCGCTGGGCATCGACGCGCGCGCCCTGGCGCGCTGCCGGCTGGGGGCGATCGGTCCCGCTACGGCGGCGGCACTGGCACAGGCCGGGCTGCGCGCCGACTTCGTGCCGAGCGAGTTCGTAGCCGAAGCGGTGGTGGCCGAGATCGGCGAGGTGCGCGGCCGGCGCATGCTGCTGCCGCGCGCCGACATCGCGCGCGAGGCGCTGGTCGAGGGGCTGAGCGCCCGCGGCGCACAGGTAGAGCAGGTGGTCGCCTACCGCACCGTGCTGCAGACCGCTGCCGACGACGCGGCGGACGATCGCGTGGTTGCGCTGCTGCGCGCCGGCGCGATCGACGCAATCACCTTTACCTCGTCGTCCACCGTCAGCAACTTCCTGGAGCGCCTAGCCCGCTCGGGCGTCACGCCCGACGAGGCGCGCCGGCTGCTGGCCGCGCCGGTGGTGGCCGCGATCGGCCCGATCACCGCGCGGCGCGCGCGCGAGGCCGGCCTGCCGGTGACGGTGGTGGCCGAGCGCTACACGCTGGATGGATTGGTAGAAGCGTTGCTAGCGGCCATGGGCGCTAGCACGGCAGCGCCGAGGTGA
- a CDS encoding aldo/keto reductase, protein MRYVPFGTTDLTVSQLGFGVWTVGTSWWGITDRQVGIDLLRRAYDLGVTFFDTASTYGDGLGEELVAEALGDVRDQIVIATKGGYNWYEHPERRGQQERPQDWRPEFIRFDVEQSLRRLRTDYIDLWQAHNAKMDAIVNDALWETLERLRDEGKIRYYGVALGPAIGWRDEGVRAMRERRIHALQMIYNLLEQDPGRELSRVAQETGVGLMVRVPHSSGLLEGRYTAETTFDKNDHRRHRPRAWLETGLKKLEKLRFLTEGRDLTIGQAALKFVWQTPMCAVALPNIYNLEQLAEFAAASDKPDLTADDLARIADLYEHNFYLEAPAVPA, encoded by the coding sequence ATGCGTTACGTCCCCTTTGGTACAACGGATTTGACGGTCTCGCAACTGGGCTTTGGCGTGTGGACCGTCGGCACGAGCTGGTGGGGCATCACCGACAGGCAGGTCGGCATCGATCTGCTGCGCCGCGCCTACGACCTGGGCGTGACCTTCTTCGATACCGCCAGCACCTACGGCGACGGCCTGGGCGAGGAGCTGGTGGCCGAGGCGCTCGGCGACGTGCGCGATCAGATCGTAATCGCCACCAAGGGCGGCTACAACTGGTACGAGCATCCCGAACGGCGCGGCCAGCAGGAGCGGCCCCAGGACTGGCGTCCGGAGTTCATCCGCTTCGATGTGGAGCAGAGCCTGCGCCGGCTGCGCACCGACTACATCGACCTGTGGCAGGCGCACAACGCCAAAATGGATGCCATCGTCAACGACGCGCTGTGGGAGACCCTGGAGCGCCTGCGCGACGAGGGTAAAATCCGCTACTACGGCGTGGCGCTCGGCCCGGCGATCGGCTGGCGCGATGAGGGCGTGCGCGCCATGCGCGAGCGCCGCATCCACGCCCTGCAGATGATCTACAACCTGCTGGAGCAGGACCCCGGTCGCGAGCTGTCGCGCGTGGCGCAGGAGACCGGCGTCGGCCTGATGGTGCGCGTGCCGCACTCGTCGGGCCTGCTCGAAGGGCGCTACACCGCCGAAACGACCTTCGACAAAAACGACCACCGGCGCCACCGCCCGCGCGCCTGGCTGGAGACCGGCCTGAAAAAGCTGGAGAAGCTGCGCTTTCTGACCGAGGGCCGCGACCTGACCATTGGCCAGGCGGCGCTCAAGTTCGTCTGGCAAACGCCGATGTGCGCCGTGGCGCTGCCCAACATCTACAACCTCGAGCAGCTCGCCGAGTTCGCGGCGGCCTCCGACAAGCCCGACCTGACCGCCGATGATCTGGCGCGCATCGCCGATCTGTACGAGCATAACTTCTATCTGGAAGCGCCGGCGGTGCCGGCCTAG
- the hemB gene encoding porphobilinogen synthase yields the protein MSPVPVIRPRRLRRTAALRRMVRETTLTPDDLIYPLFVTHGRDRQQPIGSMPGQFQWSVDRLPRLAEQIATLGIPAVILFGLPASKDAIGSENFAADGIVQQAIRAIKAAVPELVVITDVCMCEYTDHGHCGIVDEHGYVVNDATLDILGRVVVSHAAAGADIVAPSGMIDGAVAAIRAALDRAGAQQVAIMAYAAKFASSFYGPFREAADSPPRFGDRTQYQMDPANGREALRELALDAAEGADILMVKPALPYLDVLSQARQRCELPLAAYHVSGEYAMIKAAAANGWIDERNVVLESLTAIKRAGADLILTYYALDAARWLRS from the coding sequence ATGAGTCCCGTGCCCGTCATCCGTCCGCGCCGTCTGCGGCGCACCGCAGCCCTGCGCCGCATGGTGCGCGAAACGACGCTGACGCCCGACGATCTGATCTATCCGCTGTTCGTGACGCATGGCCGCGATCGGCAGCAGCCGATCGGCTCGATGCCCGGCCAGTTCCAGTGGTCGGTGGATCGCCTGCCGCGCCTGGCCGAGCAGATCGCCACGCTCGGCATCCCGGCGGTGATCCTCTTTGGGCTGCCCGCCAGCAAGGACGCGATCGGCTCTGAGAACTTCGCCGCCGACGGCATTGTGCAGCAGGCGATCCGCGCGATCAAGGCCGCCGTGCCCGAGCTGGTGGTGATCACCGACGTGTGCATGTGCGAATACACCGATCACGGCCACTGCGGCATCGTTGACGAGCACGGCTATGTGGTCAATGACGCCACGCTGGACATTCTGGGCCGCGTGGTGGTCTCGCACGCCGCAGCCGGCGCCGACATCGTCGCGCCGAGCGGCATGATCGACGGTGCGGTGGCCGCCATTCGCGCCGCCCTGGACCGCGCCGGCGCGCAGCAGGTGGCGATCATGGCCTATGCCGCCAAGTTCGCCTCCAGCTTCTATGGCCCGTTTCGCGAAGCCGCCGACTCGCCGCCGCGCTTCGGCGACCGCACACAGTACCAGATGGACCCGGCCAACGGACGCGAGGCGCTGCGCGAGCTGGCGCTGGACGCCGCCGAGGGCGCCGATATCCTGATGGTCAAGCCGGCGCTGCCCTACCTGGACGTGCTCAGCCAGGCGCGGCAGCGCTGCGAGCTGCCGCTGGCGGCCTACCACGTCTCGGGCGAGTACGCCATGATCAAGGCCGCGGCGGCCAACGGCTGGATCGACGAGCGCAACGTGGTGCTGGAGAGCCTGACGGCGATCAAGCGCGCCGGCGCCGACCTGATTCTGACCTACTACGCGCTGGACGCGGCGCGTTGGTTGCGAAGCTGA
- a CDS encoding DUF6582 domain-containing protein yields the protein MSELTSEERNRLPDEAFAYIDRAGERHLPIHDAAHVRNAIARYPQTHFESKAAQERARQKILAAAQRFAIEVSEDAEVRQPLD from the coding sequence ATGTCCGAACTGACTAGCGAAGAACGCAACCGCCTGCCCGACGAAGCCTTTGCCTACATCGATCGCGCGGGCGAGCGCCACCTGCCGATCCATGACGCGGCGCATGTGCGCAACGCCATCGCGCGCTATCCCCAGACCCACTTCGAAAGCAAGGCGGCCCAGGAGCGCGCGCGCCAAAAGATCCTGGCAGCGGCGCAGCGCTTCGCGATCGAGGTTTCCGAGGATGCTGAAGTGCGCCAACCGCTTGATTAG
- a CDS encoding chlorite dismutase family protein: MDTPARRQYVRWSFFNVDPAWRALPAAERERGKRAFADVCAQWAARIVLRAYTLVGLRGDADMGLWLISERLEDFQALHTQLFATPMGPYLHMAYSYLAMTKRSMYVDRYASEEEAQRRDIIVPGRSKYLFVYPFVKTRAWYALSLEERQRMMDEHIRIGRKYPDVKLNTTYSYGLDDQEFVVAFETDSPARFLDLVEELRFSEASQYTLRDTPLLPCIATSVRAMLDALDGGAAAQEELHDGERGRAVAQPTEEQSAEERSSAPATALTSAGVPSASGGWTTVARVAEVPPGTARLVVVDGEQIALYNVDGVFYALSNRCSHSRGPLVDGEVRDGKVICPWHAAEFDLATGAALCRPARGPVPAYQVRVVGDQVQIGPQKGVDAAAADDALAPVDQQLDVLDRKLVNLMQYAFPLHSRPWQALGEQLGLGEAEVMQRVARLRALGVVRQISPIFDTRKLGYHSSLVAARVDPARIEQAAAVINAHPGVSHNYQRDHYFNLWFTIAVPPEQNLEEQVQRLTERASVEKVRILPTLKMYKIAVKLDLEQDETRLGKETQQYVKAGQVRPLSERDKALIRVTQEDLPLVEQPFAALAQQAGIAEAELLAWFDEMQRMNYLRRIAAILRHQKAGFTDNGMITWKVPEERVDEAGRIAAAFATVSHCYRRPVYPDWPYNLFSMVHARSRENAEEIARQIAAELRPLGVSEYAILFSTREFKKDRVRYFVDWQVAEPVA; the protein is encoded by the coding sequence ATGGACACACCCGCGCGACGCCAATACGTGCGTTGGTCCTTTTTCAACGTCGATCCGGCCTGGCGCGCCCTGCCCGCCGCCGAGCGCGAGCGCGGCAAGCGCGCCTTCGCAGATGTCTGCGCGCAGTGGGCCGCCCGCATCGTGCTGCGCGCCTACACGCTGGTGGGCCTGCGCGGCGATGCCGACATGGGCCTCTGGCTGATCAGCGAGCGCCTGGAGGACTTCCAGGCGCTGCATACCCAGCTCTTCGCCACGCCCATGGGGCCCTACCTGCACATGGCCTATTCCTACCTGGCGATGACTAAGCGCTCGATGTATGTCGATCGCTACGCCAGCGAAGAAGAGGCGCAGCGCCGCGATATCATCGTGCCGGGACGCAGCAAGTACCTGTTCGTCTATCCCTTCGTCAAAACCCGCGCCTGGTACGCCCTCTCGCTGGAGGAGCGCCAGCGCATGATGGACGAGCACATCCGCATCGGACGCAAGTATCCCGATGTCAAGCTCAACACCACCTATTCCTACGGCCTGGACGATCAGGAGTTTGTCGTCGCCTTCGAGACCGACTCGCCCGCGCGCTTCCTGGATCTGGTCGAAGAGCTGCGCTTCAGCGAGGCCAGCCAGTACACGCTGCGCGATACGCCCTTGCTGCCCTGCATCGCCACCAGCGTGCGCGCCATGCTCGATGCCCTGGATGGCGGCGCGGCAGCGCAGGAGGAGCTGCACGACGGCGAGCGCGGCCGCGCGGTCGCGCAGCCAACCGAGGAGCAAAGCGCCGAGGAGCGCAGCAGTGCGCCGGCGACGGCGCTGACCTCCGCCGGGGTGCCATCCGCCTCGGGTGGCTGGACCACCGTCGCGCGCGTGGCGGAGGTGCCGCCCGGTACGGCGCGGCTGGTGGTGGTGGACGGCGAGCAGATCGCGCTCTACAACGTAGATGGCGTCTTCTACGCCCTGAGCAATCGCTGCTCGCACTCACGCGGCCCGCTGGTGGACGGCGAAGTGCGCGACGGCAAGGTGATCTGTCCCTGGCACGCCGCCGAGTTCGATCTGGCGACCGGCGCGGCGCTGTGCCGTCCGGCGCGCGGTCCGGTGCCGGCCTATCAGGTGCGCGTGGTCGGCGATCAGGTGCAGATCGGTCCGCAAAAGGGAGTGGACGCCGCCGCGGCGGACGACGCGCTCGCGCCGGTGGATCAACAGCTCGACGTGCTCGATCGCAAACTGGTCAACCTGATGCAGTACGCCTTTCCACTCCACTCGCGGCCCTGGCAGGCGCTCGGCGAGCAACTGGGCCTTGGCGAAGCCGAGGTGATGCAGCGCGTGGCGCGCCTGCGCGCGCTCGGCGTGGTGCGCCAGATCAGCCCGATCTTCGACACGCGCAAGCTCGGCTACCACTCCAGTCTGGTGGCGGCGCGTGTCGATCCCGCGCGTATCGAGCAGGCCGCCGCGGTGATCAACGCGCATCCCGGCGTCTCGCACAACTACCAGCGCGATCACTACTTCAACCTGTGGTTTACCATCGCCGTGCCGCCGGAGCAGAACCTGGAGGAACAGGTACAGCGCCTGACCGAGCGCGCCAGCGTCGAGAAGGTGCGCATCCTGCCGACGCTCAAGATGTACAAGATCGCCGTCAAGCTCGACCTGGAGCAGGACGAGACGCGTCTTGGCAAGGAGACGCAGCAGTATGTCAAGGCTGGCCAGGTACGGCCCTTGAGCGAGCGCGACAAGGCGCTGATCCGCGTCACTCAGGAGGACCTGCCGCTGGTGGAGCAGCCCTTCGCGGCGCTGGCGCAGCAGGCTGGCATCGCCGAAGCCGAGCTGCTCGCCTGGTTCGACGAGATGCAGCGCATGAACTACCTGCGGCGCATCGCGGCGATCCTGCGCCACCAGAAGGCCGGCTTCACCGACAACGGCATGATCACTTGGAAGGTGCCGGAAGAGCGGGTGGACGAAGCCGGACGCATCGCGGCCGCGTTCGCTACTGTTTCGCACTGCTACCGCCGTCCGGTCTATCCCGATTGGCCCTACAACCTGTTCTCGATGGTGCATGCCCGCTCGCGCGAGAATGCCGAGGAGATCGCACGGCAGATCGCCGCGGAGCTGCGTCCGCTGGGCGTCAGCGAGTATGCGATCCTCTTCTCGACGCGCGAGTTCAAGAAGGATCGCGTGCGCTATTTCGTTGACTGGCAGGTGGCCGAACCCGTTGCGTAG